Part of the Natronobacterium gregoryi SP2 genome, CTGAAATCGACGTCTCCTACCGATCGCTTCACCGGCGCGTCGAGCGTTTCGCCAGAACGCTCGACGCGCCTCAGCTCGATCTCGTTGGCCCCGTCGAGATCGATGAGTTCTACGTTTCTGCCGGAAAGAAAGGCCGCGAGCGCGACCAGGAGTCGCGCTCGCGTGGCCTGTCCACGCGTGGGCGAGGAACGTACGAGCAGGACAAACCGCCGGTGTTTACGATCGTCGATCGTGGCACCGGCGACCGATACGTGATCCCAGCGAAATCAGCCGACGAATCGACGATTCGGCTCCTTCTCGAAAACCGTCAGAAGGAGCCACTGACCGTCTACACTGACGGATTTCGTGCCTACGATCCACTGGCCGAGGACGACGCATTCGACCGCGAATACGTCGTCCACGGCGACGGCGAATACGCCAACGAAAACGTACACGTCAACACCTGCGAGAGCCACGGATCGCTGCTGCGACCGTGGCTCTCGCCTCATCGAGGCATCTCAAAAGACAAGCTCACACAGTATCTCCGAGCGTTCCAACTTCGACGAAAGCTACTGCGGAAACCAGGGAGAGAAGCGCTCAAACACGCTATCAAAGCGACGCTATGAGATCAACAAAGTGCTACACAAGAGCGTTAATATTCATTCGGCGAAATAGTTGAATATGGATCATACCGCTCGTGGAGGGTTAATTGGCCAGATAGGGGGAGGGCTGTCATTCGGTTTGCTTGGTGTTGCAAATGTTCTAAAATATAATCCAATCGCTGCCAGTGTTTTCTTTTTACTTTCCTTATTTGTCGTGACACCAGTCGTCTCGGAGACATTCAATGAGTGGGTGTCTCAAAATAGAATACCGTACGTGGGCATCATAGCAATTTGTGGGTTCATTGGATTTTTCGATTGGGTAGTTTGATGACTCCTTCGAATTGGCTGCCTAATCGCTGTAATAATCTCTTTCGGTTCCCGAGACACTCGTGCGTTGTATCTTGCACGAGGGTCTTGACAAGACTTGGATAAGAAGAGCGTGCGAATCTTTCTATGACACGCTCACCCCTGATACGGACTGCTGTACCGATGTCCCGGCGCGACCGCAGTGGGCTCGCGGTTGCGCTGGAAATAACGTACAACAAACCGTATGAAACCCAGGGTGTTGAACGTGAACAGCGACTACACGCCTGCCGAGTTACTCGGTTAGAACCGGAGTCCACTGACAAGCCTCGAGATCGTCCGAGACGGCAAAGCAGTTGACGTACCCGCTCGAGCGACGCACCCGCCGAAAACTGCGCTATCGGTTCGAATCCGAGGGCGGGTAGATGATCACGTCGCCGTTCGCGTACACGTAGACTTCGTGCTCGAGGGCGGTAAACGCGATGTGGCCGTTCGTTCGATCGTCTCCGTCAGCTTTCGGGCGGAAGATTCGGTCGAGTGCATCGGGGTCGACGCTATCGTAGAGAGAGAACTCTCCCTGCGAGACGTCGACGTCGGTGATCGACGACAGGGCGTGGACGATCGTCGTCGTAAGCGTCGCGCTCCCGTCGGTGTCGTGGTGGAAGACGTATCGGTCGTTCGTCTGATCGTACTGGAGGTCCGTGCCGTCCGCGGGTGGCTTTTCCGTTTGCATTGCTACACCAGGATACTCAATCGTCTACTATCCCGTAGTCATCTGCGGCATAAAAGCAACTCGCCTGCAGAATCAGTAGGTGCTCGTGAACTAATGTGCGCGTTATTAGTACAGATTTTGAATATACTGCTCTGTTGAATAGCGGCGTCGTCGTGGATCGTCGTCATATGCGCCGCTCACGGAAGTGGTCTCAAAATCGGCGTCGCTTCGCTTGGCTCGTACGGACTGCTGTACCGACCTACCGGCGCGACCGCAGGAGGGCTCGTGGTTGCGCCGGAAATGACTTATACGGTTTGCTGTATTCAATTACCGCCGATCGCTGACCCCGTTCTGGCAATCGGCAGTAACTAGTTACAGCAATCCGTATTACAGCAAACCGTATCAGAGGCTGCTATTCAACACGGTAAGTTGAGTCCAGTCAATACTATCCCTAACCTGGAGATTCGCTGTGCGGAAGTGAGGAGGGGGCTGTGATTTTTGCGCTGTCGCCTTGACGACACACCTCCATCACCCCGTACCTGCCTCGAGCGCCGATTGCGGCCACTCCATCACTTCCCGGGACACCACACCACGAACGTCGCCCTCGAGTCGGCTGTGAACCTCGAGACTGCCCGGCTGTCGGATACCTCGATCGGGCGGGGAAGATTAACCGCTGTGACTGCTGTAACACGTGTCTCCGGCTGAACAACCGTGTTGAACTCCGGGTGACGATCACCGACACCGAGGTCGACGTGGCGGCGACCCGCTATGGCTGTACGCTAGCGACGAACTGGCCGACAGCACCGACGATCTCACCCACTAGCCTCCCGGAAGATCGCGCCCAGCGCCGACGATACCCGCCGATGTCTGCGACGACGCCCTCGGATCGCGGTTACACCGGGACATCGATACAGCACCCGTCTCAGACGGGTCCGTCACCAACTCTCTCGAAGTTCCGCTGGGCGCGATACTGGTCGACGAACTCGCTCACGTCGAACTCGAGCATCTGGGATTCGAACTCGCTGATCGCCGAATCGTCGTCGGCGTGGCTGACGGCGTGGTCCATCAGTTCGACGACGAGTTCGACGACGATCTCGTGGAGCCGTCGGGAATCGAAGTCGGTGAGCCACACCATTGCGTAGCCGACCGCGCCGTCGTCGCTGCCGTCGTAGGTGACGACTTCCTCGGGGAACTCTTCTAGGACGACACCCATCAGGTGGGGTGTGCCGAACTCGTCGAACTCGTCGTCGGTCTCGATCGTCTCCTGAAGGACGGCGACCAGCGACTCCGGGAAGAACCGCGACGGCGGATGGACGTCGGTGACGGCTGCGTGAGATTCCCCGCAGGGACAGGCGTACTCGCGCATTCCGAGGTCGATGTCGTGCGGATCGATCGTCTGCCCACAGGGTAACTCGAGATGTCGCTCCGGATCTGAGCCCGGGATGCGCGGCTCTGCCATTGGACGCCGTTCGGTCGGACGAGACATAAGGGCGACGACTTTCGGCGTCTTACCCGCGATGGCCGTAGCCGCGAGCGAACAGTTTCGTCACGTAGCTCAGGAGCAACAGCGTGACGACCAGCGCGCCGAGTGCGTACGGCTGGAAGCCGTAGATCGCTTCTCTGATCGCGTAGACGACGACGAGCAACCCCATGAGGATCGCCGTGCCGCCGGCCCACCGCGAGACGTATGCGGGATCGACGCTACTCTCCTCGTCGTAGTTCGAGTGCAGGTCTGCTCGGCCTCGGACGCCGATGAGGTAACCGAGATACAAGATTGCGAGCCCACAGAGAAACCAGACGGCACCGCTTACGTAGTTCGGATCGACCATCCCTCCGTGAAAGTCGGCAGGGCGGCCGAATAAGTCCGGCGGTGGCCGCCCAGACGCCGGTCCGTCTGGTAACCTACCGATAGGAGATCCTACCTTTTCGTATACAAAAGATATTTTCCTGCCGGAGCAAAACACTCTCTCATGAGTACCCAGGCGACGGAAGATCGCATCCTCGAAGTTCTCGAAGAGGATGCCCAGGCATCGTACGCCGAGATAGCCGAACAGGCAGGCGTCTCGAAGCCGACGGTTCGCAAGTACATCAATCAACTCGAGGAAGAGGGTGTCATCGTCGGCTACTCCGCCGAGATCGACCCGAAAAAACTCTCGAGCAAGACGATTGCGTTGGTCGGCCTCGACGTCGCCAGCGAACGCTACGTCGAGGCGACGAAGACCCTGAAGAATCTCGAGGAGATCGAAGCGCTGTACAGTTCCAGCGGCGACCACATGCTGATGGCCGAAGTGCGTGCCGAAGACGGCGACGAACTCGGCGAATTCATCTCGGAAGAACTACTCGAGATCGAGGGCGTCACTGCAGCACACCCGTCGTTCCTGCAGGAACGGCTGAAGTGAACTACGACGCGAGCAGTGGCCGCGACGTTCCGTAGCCGCTGGTGGCTGAACAGAGTCGAGCCCACGCTTACTCGAGTCCGAACCGTTCCACCACGTGTCGAGGCGGCAGGACGGAGGCCCACTCGAGAGAGAAGAGATGGAGTCCGCTATCTCGCCTGGGGTCGTACTGACTCGACCGGAACGCCGGTTGTCAAGAGGCTGCACTACTGGGCCCGCGAATCGCTCTGCTGTGAGCCCCGTCTGTGATGGGAGCGTCGTGAGCGAGTCGGCGACTGTGAGTATCAACTGTCCGGTCAGAATTTCGTCGAAAGGTCGAAAACCGGCGCTGGTAGCAGTTACAGGTGCTCGAGTAACTCCTCGAGCGACTCGATCTCGAGATGGTTGTCGATCGACGGCTCGAGTGTCTCGTTGTGCGGTCGTCGGATCAGAACCGGGACGAGTCCTGCGTTCTGGGCGGCGAGCAGGTCCGTCTCGCGGTCGCCGACGTACATCCCGTCGTCGAGTCCGAGGGCGTCGAGGGCTGTCTCGATGTAGTACGGCTCCGGTTTCCGTCGCCGGAAACCTTCGACGCCGAGGTCTCGGCCACGGACGAACGAGAACGCCTCGAGGTCGAAATGGTCGACGACGAACGAGACCGTCGGATCGTAGTTGTTGCTCACGAGTCCGACCGGGTGCGATCGGTCGAGTTCGTCGAGAACGTCGACATCGTCGTAGAGTCCGCGAGCACCCCTTTTGATGCGGTCGATCGACCGCTTGGCGCTGTACTCCTCGCGGAGCGCGTAAAACTCCGCCGGGTCGAGGCCGAGTTCCTGGCAGGTCCTCGCGAACGTCTCGGTGTATTCGTCGGTCTCCAGTGCAGGCAACGACTCGAGGGGGACTTCGGGGTCGAAATCGAGGTCGTCGACTGCATCGCGGAACGCGCAGGCGTGTACGTCGGGATCGGTTCCGTACCCCTCGAGGATGACGCCGTCCATGTCGAACAGCAGCGCCTGTTTGCCGTCCGGTTCGATCGTCGCATTGTGTGTGAGTCTCGTGGTCATCGTTGTGACGTGAGTGAGTCGTCGTGATCGTGATCTTAGCCGTGACAGCCGCAGTCGCCTTCGTCGTCCGTTGCATCTGTAATCGCTCCCGTCGCGCTGGGATCGTCTCGCTCGTCCGACGTCGCCGTCCGGGTGGGTTCCGTGGCTGGGTCGTCCGCGCGGTCGTTCTTCCGTGTGCTTCTGTAACCAGTCGCACCGAGCGCGAGCGCGGAGCCGATCGTCACAATCACTGTTCGTTTCGAGGTGGGTCGGTTGCTCGATGCCATGGTCAGCGCACCATCGCTCGAGCGCGGGCGGAGATCGTCTCGCTCAGGAGGACGATGCCGAGGATAGCGATCAGTATCGTCAGGACGGCCGACCACCGGAACGCGTCGACGGAGTTGAACAGCTGGACGCCGATCCCGCCGGCACCGACCGCGCCGAGGATCGTCGCGCTACGGACGTTGATGTCCCACCGATAGACGCCGATCCCGACGAGTGCGGGCTTGATCTGGGGGATGACGCTGTAGAGCAGGACCTGGGACGAAGAGGCTCCGGTCGCACGGATCGCCTCGACCTGATCGAACCCGATCTCTTCGATCTCTTCGCCGAGCAGTTTGGCGACGAATCCGACCGATCGGACGGCAATCGCGACCATCCCGGCGAACGCGCCGGGGCCGAACATGACGACGAACACCATCGCCCAGATAACGACGTGAACCGATCGGGAGACAGTGACGATCAGCTTGCCGATCGCGTACGTAATCCGGTTTGGCGTCGTGTTTTTGGCTGCCAGGAAGGCGACTGGGACCGACGCAGTGAGGGCGATGATCGTCCCAACGACGGCGATGTGTACCGTCTCGAGCAGCGGCACGACGATTTCGGGCGCATACCCCCAGTCCGGCGGGAACATCCGGACCGCGAGGTCCAGTAGTTCGGCTGGCGCTGTTCGGATGTACTGGACGTCGAGCCCCATGTGGAGCCACGAGACGACGACTGTCCCCATGGCCACGAAAAACGCGGCGACCCGTTTCATTCGCTCTCGGGATTCGAAGCGTCGCCAGCGAGGACCGGAGTTCGTGGCCATCACTGAACCCTCCGTCGAACGTACGCGCTGAACAGTTCGCCAGCGAGGACGACGGCGATGATAGCGAGCAGGATCAGCGCTGCGAAGTCGTACTCGTACCGTTCGAACGATCGCAACAGCAACGTCCCGATGCCACCAGCGCCGACGATTCCGATGATAGTAGACGAGCGGATGTTGATGTCCCAGCGGTAGACGG contains:
- a CDS encoding IS1595 family transposase; the protein is MFPVEVFRSEASAANLLEQVRWREGLQCPRCQSESVIKYGSYREYQRYRCKNCGRTFNDKTGTIFAHAKIGLDKLLFAFYSLLRFNTSIRQLDAEIDVSYRSLHRRVERFARTLDAPQLDLVGPVEIDEFYVSAGKKGRERDQESRSRGLSTRGRGTYEQDKPPVFTIVDRGTGDRYVIPAKSADESTIRLLLENRQKEPLTVYTDGFRAYDPLAEDDAFDREYVVHGDGEYANENVHVNTCESHGSLLRPWLSPHRGISKDKLTQYLRAFQLRRKLLRKPGREALKHAIKATL
- a CDS encoding HalOD1 output domain-containing protein; translated protein: MQTEKPPADGTDLQYDQTNDRYVFHHDTDGSATLTTTIVHALSSITDVDVSQGEFSLYDSVDPDALDRIFRPKADGDDRTNGHIAFTALEHEVYVYANGDVIIYPPSDSNR
- a CDS encoding DUF5815 family protein — its product is MAEPRIPGSDPERHLELPCGQTIDPHDIDLGMREYACPCGESHAAVTDVHPPSRFFPESLVAVLQETIETDDEFDEFGTPHLMGVVLEEFPEEVVTYDGSDDGAVGYAMVWLTDFDSRRLHEIVVELVVELMDHAVSHADDDSAISEFESQMLEFDVSEFVDQYRAQRNFERVGDGPV
- the lrpA1 gene encoding HTH-type transcriptional regulator LrpA1; its protein translation is MSTQATEDRILEVLEEDAQASYAEIAEQAGVSKPTVRKYINQLEEEGVIVGYSAEIDPKKLSSKTIALVGLDVASERYVEATKTLKNLEEIEALYSSSGDHMLMAEVRAEDGDELGEFISEELLEIEGVTAAHPSFLQERLK
- a CDS encoding HAD family hydrolase codes for the protein MTTRLTHNATIEPDGKQALLFDMDGVILEGYGTDPDVHACAFRDAVDDLDFDPEVPLESLPALETDEYTETFARTCQELGLDPAEFYALREEYSAKRSIDRIKRGARGLYDDVDVLDELDRSHPVGLVSNNYDPTVSFVVDHFDLEAFSFVRGRDLGVEGFRRRKPEPYYIETALDALGLDDGMYVGDRETDLLAAQNAGLVPVLIRRPHNETLEPSIDNHLEIESLEELLEHL
- the phnE gene encoding phosphonate ABC transporter, permease protein PhnE, yielding MATNSGPRWRRFESRERMKRVAAFFVAMGTVVVSWLHMGLDVQYIRTAPAELLDLAVRMFPPDWGYAPEIVVPLLETVHIAVVGTIIALTASVPVAFLAAKNTTPNRITYAIGKLIVTVSRSVHVVIWAMVFVVMFGPGAFAGMVAIAVRSVGFVAKLLGEEIEEIGFDQVEAIRATGASSSQVLLYSVIPQIKPALVGIGVYRWDINVRSATILGAVGAGGIGVQLFNSVDAFRWSAVLTILIAILGIVLLSETISARARAMVR